Proteins encoded together in one Thamnophis elegans isolate rThaEle1 chromosome 10, rThaEle1.pri, whole genome shotgun sequence window:
- the LOC116513918 gene encoding uncharacterized protein LOC116513918 produces MAALDKIKAKKTLGTVDYVESSEFAQGILPTKKDVIQNMLYLLHPKRAGQAQRSKEDAAQLLAELLQEHWLFCNLYTIATQSIKKHILKVYEEFSKLYQSRKRRKNELFIQKADDFNRSSEQLFDIFCTDTVTREKLEQCSGVKMTDTEWKFLEDQRNERKMYFEDFVDKKQMETIERRRKVESLENFRKIAEEEKEARKRKEMTSNRDEQSVEDVNKNKDDSCLEYNKGIGGFSDKAKRKRMSSCWVTGTATSTTYNESVPSENQHLRMNIRKVRPGFYETFDKHKNC; encoded by the coding sequence ATGGCAGCTTtggataaaataaaagcaaaaaagacTCTGGGAACTGTTGATTATGTGGAATCATCTGAATTTGCACAAGGAATTCTGCCTACAAAGAAGGATGTCATTCAAAACATGTTGTATTTGTTGCATCCAAAAAGGGCTGGACAAGCACAACGATCCAAAGAAGATGCTGCCCAATTGCTTGCTGAACTTTTGCAGGAACACTGGTTGTTTTGCAATCTATATACCATAGCAACACAGAGCATAAAGAAGCATATTCTGAAAGTATATGAAGAATTCTCAAAGTTATACCAATCCAGAAAGCGAAGAAAAAATGAACTGTTTATTCAGAAAGCAGATGACTTCAATAGGAGTTCAGAACAGCTTTTTGATATATTTTGTACAGACACTGTTACACGAGAGAAATTGGAGCAATGCAGTGGTGTTAAGATGACAGATACTGAATGGAAATTCCTTGAAGACCAGAGGAATGAGAGAAAAATGTACTTTGAGGACTTTGTGGACAAAAAACAAATGGAAACAATAGAAAGACGGAGAAAGGTTGAGTCTTTAGAGAATTTTAGGAAAATtgcagaggaagagaaagaagctcGTAAGCGGAAAGAAATGACTTCAAACAGGGATGAACAGTCAGTTGAAGATGTTAATAAGAATAAAGATGACTCCTGTCTTGAATACAACAAGGGAATTGGAGGGTTTTCAGATAAAGCAAAAAGAAAGCGTATGTCGTCTTGTTGGGTAACTGGGACAGCAACTTCAACCACTTACAATGAATCAGTTCCTTCTGAAAATCAGCATCTACGTATGAATATCAGAAAAGTCAGACCAGGATTCTATGAGACTTTTGACAAACACAAGAACTGCTAG